A stretch of DNA from Paramormyrops kingsleyae isolate MSU_618 chromosome 15, PKINGS_0.4, whole genome shotgun sequence:
TGTCATTCCCACACGCACCCGCTCGCACGCCAGGTCATGCGTGTGCCGACCCGGGTCTCGGGCGACCCCCAAACGCGAAATCGTCACGGCATCGCGCAGCGACGCATTTCACCGACCAGCCGCGCCGTACGCTGAACGAAAAAGGATGATAAAATGCCAGTGCGTTACTCCTTCAGGCCTCCTGTGCCCTGGCACTGCTGTCTATCTGTTAGTGACTCAGCATTAAAAATTTACCACTTGTTAACCTTGCTGTCAAATCTATTATGCAATGGCAGTATCAATATTAATGAAAGAGGGCAACTCTAAAGAAAATACATTGCAATTAACTTTGCAATTGGATAGATCTCAAATTGGACACAAAATTTAACACACGAACACAAAGGGGGGTAAACCATTGCGACCAAAGAGCTCGGCCCCGAGCCCCGCATGCATGCGTGCCTTATAAGCCTGATGGGCAACTTTTGCGACACTGCGCATGATGTCTATATTTCCACTGCAGTAAACAAAGGGCTAGCGGCTACACTGCATGTACACGTGTGTGGCCACAACAGTCTGAGACACTAAACTGTCTAAATTGCCAAAGTTTAGCACATTACAGCACCGTCCCGCCCAGAAAAAACACGTTAGTGTCCCACCTGATTCCCAAATTCATTCGCTCTAGTTCGTTTAGGATAAGATTACCCCGTGTATgctttaagtttttttttttttttccactcaaGTTGTCAACAGCGTCATGTCCTTTGTCTGGAAATAGGAACGATGACACCGCTGACAGCATCCTGCTGAAGAACCGTGACTCAGGGGTCAGAGTTTGCTCCGTAACGCCGGCCGAATCCGCGCACGTCACCCGGCTGAGAGGATCCTGTCATTGAAATGACAGCGAGTGGCTACCCAGCCAAAAGACACACACCATGCcgcaaatgaaaaataataaccaaGTAACGAGCGCCGGCGTATCTCTGTGCAGTGCAGCAGTCATCCAAGAGTGGTAGGAACAGCCAGGTAACATTTAAACCAAAAGTATGTGCCAGACCCTAAACTGAGGATTTTCCCAGTTTAATATTTCTAGTGCGGTACAGGGTGAAGAACGGCACCAGATGGTAAGGACATTGCCCTCAGGTAGACGTGCGGTCATATTAGCGAAGGCATTTCTGGGCTGATTTATCAGCACGGGCATCTGCAAACTCGGAAAGTCTCAGGCTGCAGACGATAAATGAGTTTGCACAGTCTGATTTTTAAACCTAGTTCGGGACTTTCAGTTAGATTTTCATAAGTAAATTTCCCAAACTGGAAAGTTCTCCAGGACAGCATAAAATAGAGTCATAAGCATCGGTATTTTAAACAgaagaaatatgaaatatgaacTGAAATAAGCGGATGCTACATGACTTGTGACAAATGGAAGACATTCAGTTCGGTCTTGACGAGTTAATCCCCCGTGAAACCGAAGCCTTTTGCCCCAACTGGGGGGGGATGTCTTTGCTCAGCCCTGTGGTTAGAAGCAGTGCTTCACTCCCCCATGGGGTGTTCTGACACACACTGGGTGCCCCTCCACTTGCCCGTCACTGACGGTTTCCTCGTGGAGCATGCCGGCAGAAcgtgcgatgggttggcacagTCAACGGCAATAAAACGCCAAGGTCCAGATAAGAGGGAACATCTTTAAACCCTGCCCGTCTAatcaaccgccccccccccccccatcccaccagCCACGCCAGGATCGGCAGTCCCGGCGACTTACTGTCAGCGTAGTTTTTGCGTCGGGTCCCATCCACCTTGCCCGTCTTGTCGATGCACAGGAAGAACTTGTTGGCGGAATAGAGTCTTCGCAGCCGCACATCACCCTCCAGGTGGTTGTAGCTGCGGGTGTGACGCTCTAGTGTCCAGGAGCAGTTCGTaccccccgccagccccggCAGAGTCTCATGACCCGTTCCCCCTTGACCCCCCAGGGGACACTCTCCCAGGACGGTCCCGGCCACCAGGAGCAATGTGAAGCATGCCACGCAGAAGGAGGTGGCCCCAGGAAGAAAGCGTCCAGCGGAGGGGACGGCGTCCAGGACCAAGTCAGGACGGAGACGGAGAACGGGGGGCGTCCATTTGCACATGATGCGTCAGGCTCCCACGATGCACTTTGCACACGCAGAGGACATGCTGCTGATCTGGGTGATTCTGCTGTAGAGATCTGTGGGATGAGCTGCGAACGGTGAGGAGTGAGCAGAACTTGTCCACCGTGGAGTAGAGGAGAAAACTTTTAACTTCTGCTTCAAGTCTTGCTGCAAGTTTTGCCAAAAGTTGTCCCTTTCACGATGAACCAGTTTAGTTCTTTGGAAAaaggttatttattttttttattttattgctttaTTTCTTCTTGGGGGTGATTGGTTTTTGTAATTCCAATGCAGTACCAATGTCTCAGTCGTCCTAAATGTCCGGCCGGTGACCACGTCAATGCC
This window harbors:
- the LOC111860524 gene encoding fibroblast growth factor 22, producing the protein MCKWTPPVLRLRPDLVLDAVPSAGRFLPGATSFCVACFTLLLVAGTVLGECPLGGQGGTGHETLPGLAGGTNCSWTLERHTRSYNHLEGDVRLRRLYSANKFFLCIDKTGKVDGTRRKNYADSLMEIRSVSVGVVAIKSVSTALYLAMSKRGTLFGSVKYSSNCKFKERIEENGYNTYASLRWKHGGRQMFVSLNGRGKPRRGHKARRRHPSTHFLPMLPS